From Pirellulales bacterium, one genomic window encodes:
- a CDS encoding DUF3299 domain-containing protein codes for MSMRWQICGLLLAAAYCVALCAGCGERSSPAATALVDAPQAHSSQANVDSAAVDAAAAPAKSATATNQPARDIGFDNIKFDMQKDAPFQRKMITPAIEQLHNTKIRIRGYILPSFQQSGLSQFVLVRDNMQCCFGPGAALYDCIVVQMDGGHTADFTTRPVAVEGTFSIQEIASPEGKCLAIYHMQADNVQ; via the coding sequence ATGAGCATGCGGTGGCAAATTTGCGGGCTGTTGTTGGCTGCAGCTTATTGTGTGGCGCTTTGCGCCGGTTGCGGCGAGCGCTCTTCGCCCGCTGCCACGGCGCTGGTTGATGCGCCCCAGGCGCATTCTAGCCAGGCGAATGTCGATTCTGCTGCTGTAGATGCCGCGGCTGCTCCGGCGAAATCCGCCACGGCAACCAATCAACCGGCGCGCGACATCGGCTTTGACAACATCAAATTCGACATGCAAAAAGACGCGCCGTTTCAGCGCAAAATGATTACGCCGGCCATCGAACAACTCCACAACACCAAAATTCGCATTCGCGGCTACATTCTGCCCAGCTTTCAGCAAAGCGGCTTGTCGCAATTTGTGCTGGTGCGAGACAACATGCAATGCTGCTTTGGCCCTGGGGCCGCCCTGTACGATTGCATTGTGGTGCAAATGGACGGCGGACACACCGCCGATTTCACTACTCGCCCGGTGGCGGTCGAAGGCACGTTTTCGATTCAGGAAATCGCCAGCCCGGAAGGCAAATGCCTGGCCATCTATCACATGCAGGCAGACAACGTGCAGTAA
- a CDS encoding DUF4190 domain-containing protein, whose amino-acid sequence MKSGQTEIVAPPVDDAPLKPTAPRMSALDAGAEENDYNPSESYRALSTAAVASLVLGVLSALAVLDWWLGLIPFAALILGVLALRKIRSQPEEYTGRGVAFVGIFLAVAFWLGGFGWLGYVRATEVPSGYARIDYSQLQPHPEDPLNAVPPEAKDLDGKKIFIKGYVYPGLRKLGITQFLLVRDNGTCCFGGNPKITDRIQVQLNDSKGFEYTQGLFKVAGTFRVTPAREAVDAKGIVFYHLDEAFLP is encoded by the coding sequence GTGAAAAGTGGACAAACCGAAATCGTTGCTCCGCCGGTCGACGATGCACCGTTAAAGCCCACGGCCCCGCGGATGAGCGCACTCGATGCCGGCGCCGAGGAAAACGATTACAATCCCTCGGAATCGTATCGGGCGCTGTCTACCGCAGCGGTGGCTTCGCTGGTGTTGGGTGTCCTGTCAGCATTGGCAGTGCTCGATTGGTGGCTGGGGCTGATTCCCTTTGCTGCGTTGATACTGGGCGTGTTGGCGCTGCGGAAAATTCGCAGCCAGCCGGAAGAATACACCGGCCGCGGCGTGGCTTTTGTCGGAATTTTTTTGGCCGTTGCGTTTTGGCTGGGCGGCTTCGGCTGGCTAGGCTACGTCCGCGCCACCGAGGTGCCGTCCGGCTACGCGCGAATCGATTATTCCCAGCTCCAACCGCATCCCGAGGATCCGCTCAACGCGGTCCCGCCGGAGGCCAAGGATCTGGACGGAAAAAAAATCTTCATCAAAGGTTATGTTTACCCGGGCCTGCGCAAGTTGGGAATCACTCAGTTTTTACTTGTTCGCGACAACGGGACGTGCTGCTTTGGCGGCAATCCAAAAATCACCGATCGCATTCAAGTGCAGTTGAACGATTCGAAGGGCTTTGAATACACGCAGGGATTATTTAAGGTGGCGGGCACTTTCCGCGTTACGCCCGCCCGCGAAGCCGTCGACGCCAAGGGAATTGTATTTTATCACCTCGACGAGGCTTTTTTGCCATGA
- a CDS encoding methyltransferase domain-containing protein, producing the protein MFRDQRVFLQQFFRQYHTTGSVWPSSRALAKALCRFVDDAGSRLPERAAINPSTQPSPARGEGDSREILEVGPGTGAVTAQLVKKLRPEDKLTLVELNDDFVRHMRRRFETEPAFQAVADRAQIVHARLEDLPEGQRFNVIISGLPLNNFEVPQVEQIVGIFQRLLGPGGTLSFFEYIAIRRVKALVSGPPGRARLQGIGQVLERTLMGREIKRDWVWPNMPPAWVHHVRFAEERRGENMAEKSALPA; encoded by the coding sequence ATGTTCCGCGATCAGCGAGTTTTTTTGCAGCAGTTTTTCCGGCAATATCACACCACGGGCTCGGTGTGGCCCAGCAGCCGGGCGCTGGCCAAAGCGTTGTGCCGGTTTGTCGATGATGCCGGTAGCAGATTGCCTGAGCGTGCGGCCATTAACCCTTCAACCCAGCCCTCTCCCGCAAGGGGTGAGGGAGACTCGCGCGAAATTCTGGAAGTTGGCCCAGGCACAGGAGCGGTCACGGCGCAGCTGGTGAAAAAGCTGCGGCCGGAAGACAAGCTGACGCTGGTGGAATTGAACGACGATTTTGTCCGTCACATGCGCCGGCGGTTCGAAACCGAGCCGGCGTTTCAGGCCGTGGCCGACCGCGCGCAAATTGTGCACGCACGGTTGGAAGATTTGCCCGAGGGCCAGCGGTTCAATGTCATCATTTCCGGCTTGCCGCTGAATAATTTTGAAGTCCCGCAAGTGGAGCAGATTGTAGGAATTTTCCAGCGCCTGCTGGGTCCGGGCGGCACGCTTTCATTCTTCGAGTACATTGCCATTCGCCGTGTCAAAGCGTTGGTGAGCGGCCCCCCAGGGCGTGCTCGATTGCAGGGCATTGGGCAGGTTTTAGAGCGCACTTTGATGGGCCGCGAAATCAAGCGCGATTGGGTCTGGCCCAACATGCCCCCGGCGTGGGTGCATCATGTGCGATTCGCGGAAGAGCGAAGGGGCGAAAATATGGCTGAGAAATCCGCACTGCCGGCATAA
- a CDS encoding dockerin type I domain-containing protein: protein MAITGSATLAGTLAVSLIGGFTPQAGETFDILISNALSGSFDTLQLPELTGGMMWDTSQLYTSGALSVVETFLPGDFNRDGHVDASDILPMMKALTDLSGYKTTYDPTLTAAQLLLIGDLDGDNKFTNTDLQALLNLLQSGGGSANPVPEPAAFTLLTLAAISLIVARARWRPRKNVRNHSG, encoded by the coding sequence GTGGCCATCACAGGATCGGCCACGCTGGCCGGCACGCTGGCGGTGTCGCTGATCGGCGGCTTCACACCGCAAGCCGGTGAAACGTTTGACATCCTCATCAGCAATGCACTGTCTGGAAGCTTCGACACGCTTCAGCTGCCGGAGTTAACCGGCGGGATGATGTGGGATACGTCGCAGCTTTACACCAGCGGCGCGCTATCGGTCGTCGAAACATTCCTGCCCGGCGATTTCAACCGCGATGGCCACGTGGATGCGTCCGACATTCTGCCCATGATGAAAGCGCTGACGGACCTCAGCGGTTACAAGACGACTTACGACCCTACTCTTACCGCTGCCCAACTGCTGCTGATTGGCGACCTCGACGGCGACAACAAATTCACCAACACCGATCTCCAAGCGCTGCTCAACCTTCTCCAATCCGGCGGTGGCTCCGCCAACCCTGTCCCCGAACCCGCGGCATTCACTTTGTTAACGCTAGCCGCAATTAGTCTAATCGTTGCCAGGGCGCGATGGAGACCAAGGAAAAACGTGCGCAATCATTCCGGGTAA
- a CDS encoding autotransporter-associated beta strand repeat-containing protein has translation MGCGWSWPLQRREICPSLSSLASNGGEFIGASGTGILNQSGGTNSPLVGELSLGVNSGSSGTYTLSGGTLLSAANIYIGGSSAGPGGTGVLTVSGTGSIAFGGQITVYNTAGSGFNVNGGSVIANALNLMGTYTHTAGNATYGHITGGGQMNVSGGQVTLTDDTTGHLSSVSVSGPATLGFDVGTSSNSQITADTATFTATPTIALSLSGFPDAGTVFTLLSATNFNDNGFLGSLPTQAITIGRDTLTPSLTGGSGAAGAIIVTVSGGPANLTWIGSNNLSFDGGGAWDTLTTNNWENHGNEALTPDVFYAGDHVTFDDTAANFVVDLNSGDVIANSVTFNNSQNTYTVNGFNGIGGTTNVAFAGSNLVTLNNFNSYTGTTTISGGGTVSVVGSIASPTINVTNGTLQLAANSALMGTPAVTLGNGVTTGTLDLDGTQNTVGDLSGGAGNLVTNTNPNQATLYYSGGASTFGGAIQDGGGFGGPVALNVANGSLTLSGANAYSGGTTISGGTLAVDGSITGDVAVNFGGTLAGHGSVGGHGQRQLRRHSFARQWPHRHWHAHAGLVDPEQRLVNRHQIGRRHARQPVRSSGHHRIGHAGRHAGGVADRRLHTASR, from the coding sequence GTGGGCTGTGGTTGGTCGTGGCCGTTGCAGCGGCGGGAAATCTGCCCGTCCCTGAGCTCACTGGCCAGCAACGGCGGCGAATTCATCGGCGCCAGCGGCACCGGCATCTTGAATCAGTCGGGCGGAACCAATAGTCCGCTAGTCGGCGAGCTGTCGCTGGGCGTGAACAGCGGTTCCAGCGGCACGTATACCCTTAGCGGCGGCACGCTGTTGAGTGCTGCGAACATTTATATCGGCGGCTCCAGCGCCGGGCCCGGCGGCACGGGGGTTTTGACCGTCAGCGGCACGGGCTCCATCGCCTTTGGAGGACAGATCACGGTCTACAACACCGCCGGCAGCGGATTTAACGTCAACGGCGGAAGCGTGATCGCTAACGCGCTGAACTTGATGGGAACCTACACGCACACCGCCGGCAACGCCACTTATGGCCACATCACCGGCGGCGGGCAAATGAACGTCTCCGGCGGGCAAGTCACACTGACCGACGATACCACCGGCCACTTGAGTAGCGTAAGTGTCAGCGGTCCGGCCACGCTGGGCTTTGATGTCGGCACCAGCAGCAATAGCCAGATCACGGCCGACACCGCCACGTTCACTGCCACGCCCACCATTGCTCTCTCACTAAGCGGCTTTCCCGATGCCGGAACCGTCTTCACGCTCCTCTCGGCCACGAACTTCAACGACAACGGCTTCCTGGGCAGTTTGCCGACGCAGGCCATAACCATTGGACGCGATACTCTCACGCCATCACTCACCGGAGGCAGCGGCGCCGCTGGCGCCATCATCGTTACCGTCAGCGGCGGGCCAGCCAATCTGACTTGGATCGGCAGTAACAATCTCAGCTTCGACGGGGGCGGCGCTTGGGACACGCTAACGACCAACAACTGGGAGAACCACGGCAACGAAGCGTTAACTCCCGATGTGTTTTATGCCGGCGATCATGTCACCTTCGACGATACGGCGGCCAACTTCGTCGTGGACCTGAACAGCGGCGACGTGATTGCCAATTCCGTCACCTTCAATAACTCGCAGAATACTTACACGGTGAATGGCTTCAACGGCATTGGCGGAACCACGAATGTCGCCTTTGCCGGATCGAATTTGGTCACACTGAACAATTTCAACAGTTACACCGGCACCACCACGATCAGCGGCGGCGGAACGGTTTCGGTTGTCGGCAGCATCGCCAGCCCGACGATTAACGTGACCAATGGCACGTTGCAACTGGCTGCCAATAGCGCGCTAATGGGAACTCCGGCGGTCACCCTGGGCAACGGCGTCACTACGGGCACGCTGGATTTAGATGGGACGCAGAATACCGTGGGGGATCTCTCCGGTGGCGCTGGCAATCTGGTTACCAACACCAATCCGAATCAGGCCACACTGTATTATTCCGGCGGCGCCAGCACATTCGGCGGAGCCATCCAGGACGGCGGCGGCTTCGGCGGCCCGGTGGCGCTGAACGTCGCCAACGGTTCGTTGACTTTATCCGGCGCGAATGCCTACAGCGGCGGCACAACCATCAGCGGCGGCACCTTGGCCGTGGACGGTTCCATCACGGGCGATGTGGCCGTGAACTTTGGCGGCACGTTGGCCGGCCACGGCTCCGTGGGCGGGCATGGCCAGCGTCAGCTTCGGCGGCATTCTTTCGCCCGGCAGTGGCCCCACCGGCACTGGCACGCTCACGCTGGGCTCGTTGACCCTGAACAGCGGCTCGTAAACCGACATCAAATTGGCCGGCGCCACGCCAGGCAGCCAGTACGATCAAGTGGCCATCACAGGATCGGCCACGCTGGCCGGCACGCTGGCGGTGTCGCTGATCGGCGGCTTCACACCGCAAGCCGGTGA
- a CDS encoding DUF1207 domain-containing protein: protein MPATFAGNIYGLGQAAAAVPRTTYDDQRQSVYILDGPTTGPALAAPGANSSVNSHPANQAIYQPGQQFQLLDAPRPGAAPVSFNTINAPSLPPGAIVPDGFDYADEPWSWQLMPDGLIWHSALAGTKEPRIGGVLLSDTGVDTKLDGTVGGRVGLLRFGNTADFRPQGWQVDAEGAAFIRQDLTQNSDVDAYDFRIGFPVTYGWGDYQMKIAWYHTSAHIGDEFELKHPAFVRIDYSRNAIVWGHGYYLTPDLRLYGEFEWAYFVAGGSRPWAIQFGLEYNPVVRGWHGAPFFDINAYLKQENDWGGPLTVETGWQWRPEHGGQMVRTGFFYQTGPSIYGQFFRDSEQLIGYGLWYDY from the coding sequence ATGCCGGCCACATTTGCGGGCAATATTTACGGACTGGGCCAAGCAGCAGCGGCAGTGCCACGCACCACGTACGACGATCAACGCCAATCGGTTTATATTCTCGACGGGCCGACCACGGGTCCAGCATTGGCCGCGCCAGGCGCAAACAGTTCGGTTAATTCTCATCCGGCGAACCAGGCGATTTATCAGCCCGGGCAGCAGTTCCAATTGCTGGATGCCCCGCGTCCCGGTGCGGCGCCCGTTTCGTTCAACACCATCAATGCGCCTTCGCTACCGCCGGGGGCAATTGTGCCGGATGGTTTCGACTATGCCGACGAACCGTGGAGCTGGCAACTGATGCCGGACGGCTTGATTTGGCACTCGGCATTAGCCGGGACCAAAGAGCCGCGCATTGGCGGCGTGTTGCTGAGCGATACCGGCGTCGATACCAAGCTCGATGGCACGGTGGGCGGCCGCGTTGGACTTTTGCGTTTTGGCAACACCGCCGATTTCCGCCCGCAAGGTTGGCAGGTGGATGCGGAAGGGGCGGCCTTCATCCGGCAAGATTTAACGCAAAACAGTGATGTCGATGCCTACGATTTTCGCATCGGCTTTCCGGTCACGTACGGCTGGGGCGATTACCAAATGAAAATCGCCTGGTATCACACCAGCGCCCACATTGGCGATGAATTCGAGCTGAAGCACCCCGCGTTCGTGCGCATCGATTACAGCCGCAACGCCATTGTGTGGGGTCATGGGTACTACCTCACGCCCGATCTGCGGCTGTACGGCGAATTTGAATGGGCCTACTTTGTCGCCGGGGGCAGCCGGCCGTGGGCCATTCAGTTCGGGCTGGAGTACAACCCCGTGGTGCGCGGCTGGCACGGCGCGCCGTTTTTCGATATCAACGCCTACCTGAAGCAAGAAAACGATTGGGGCGGCCCGCTCACGGTGGAAACCGGCTGGCAATGGCGACCGGAGCACGGCGGACAGATGGTTCGCACCGGCTTCTTCTACCAAACCGGTCCCAGCATTTACGGCCAGTTCTTCCGCGACAGCGAGCAGCTCATCGGCTACGGGCTGTGGTACGATTATTAA
- a CDS encoding flavin reductase family protein encodes MAASQLEAILGRVPSGLFILTIAHQGSETGMLASWVMQAGFEPPMVTVAVKQGRYVAEWLGAKEPFVLNLLREDQKPLLSHFGRGFEPGEPAFTGLSLHRTVGNLPVLADILGHLECRPNSHVDSGDHRIFLADVLAGQLTGEGQPYVHIRKNGLRY; translated from the coding sequence ATGGCCGCGTCGCAACTGGAAGCTATTTTGGGGCGCGTGCCCAGCGGGCTGTTTATTCTCACGATCGCCCATCAAGGAAGCGAAACCGGCATGCTCGCCAGTTGGGTCATGCAGGCGGGCTTCGAGCCGCCGATGGTTACCGTGGCCGTGAAGCAGGGTCGCTACGTGGCCGAGTGGCTGGGTGCCAAAGAGCCGTTCGTGTTGAATTTATTGCGCGAAGATCAAAAACCATTGCTCAGCCATTTTGGGCGCGGCTTTGAGCCTGGCGAGCCGGCCTTCACCGGCCTGAGCCTCCATCGCACCGTCGGAAATTTGCCCGTGCTGGCCGACATCTTAGGCCATTTGGAGTGCCGGCCAAATTCGCACGTCGATTCCGGCGATCATCGCATTTTTCTGGCCGATGTGCTGGCCGGCCAGCTTACCGGCGAGGGCCAACCCTACGTCCACATCCGCAAAAATGGCCTGCGATATTAG
- a CDS encoding FAD-linked oxidase C-terminal domain-containing protein: protein MSTAVLPQLVDELREAVGVDGVLSAHADLVVYECDGFVIEKNSPDVVVFPRTTQQVADVVRLANKHRVPFVPRGAGTSLAGGCLPVGGGMMIVLTRMKAIEEINLRERYAVVQPGVVNAWLNQALKGQDYHYAPDPSSQGACTIGGNVATNSGGPHTLKYGVTVNHVLGVEAVLADGRIVQFGGPAEDPLGLDLVGTLVGSEGTLAIVTKIWVRLTRNPQGVRTLLCIYDSVDDATNTISEIIGAGIIPAALEMMDEGILVAVEQAFHMGFPLDAKAILLIEVDGLEVGLDQQRDRIIEICNQCQAREVRPAKDAEDRLRLWKCRKQAFGAVGRISPSYCTQDGVVPRTKLPHIFRRIMEIGQRHGVRIVNVFHAGDGNLHPILLFDERDPAQIKRVLAAGGEILEECIACGGSVTGEHGIGVEKIAFMQKMFTADDLAAMERLRTAFNPDGRLSPCKLLPSAGGCGMEQAGRGFAGLKQKHPGRRAAL, encoded by the coding sequence ATGAGTACCGCTGTGTTGCCGCAACTGGTCGACGAACTGCGGGAAGCCGTGGGCGTCGATGGCGTGCTTTCGGCCCATGCCGATCTAGTGGTTTACGAATGCGATGGCTTCGTGATCGAAAAAAACAGCCCCGATGTGGTTGTGTTCCCCCGCACCACGCAGCAAGTGGCCGATGTTGTGCGCTTGGCGAATAAACATCGTGTGCCATTTGTGCCGCGGGGAGCCGGAACCAGTTTGGCCGGCGGCTGCTTGCCGGTCGGCGGCGGCATGATGATTGTGCTCACGCGGATGAAGGCCATTGAGGAAATCAATCTGCGCGAGCGGTATGCGGTGGTGCAGCCCGGCGTGGTGAATGCTTGGCTCAATCAGGCGCTCAAAGGGCAGGACTATCATTACGCTCCCGATCCCTCCAGCCAGGGTGCGTGCACCATCGGCGGCAATGTGGCCACCAACAGCGGCGGCCCACACACGCTGAAGTACGGCGTCACGGTCAACCACGTGCTGGGCGTGGAAGCGGTGTTGGCCGATGGCCGAATTGTGCAATTCGGCGGGCCGGCGGAAGATCCACTCGGCCTGGACCTGGTCGGCACGCTGGTCGGCAGTGAAGGGACGCTGGCCATTGTGACGAAAATTTGGGTCCGCCTCACGCGCAATCCGCAGGGGGTGCGCACGCTATTGTGCATTTACGATTCCGTGGACGACGCCACCAATACCATCAGCGAAATTATCGGCGCCGGCATCATTCCCGCCGCCTTGGAAATGATGGATGAAGGAATTCTCGTCGCCGTGGAACAGGCGTTTCACATGGGTTTTCCGCTGGATGCCAAAGCAATTTTGCTGATCGAAGTCGATGGTCTGGAAGTCGGACTCGACCAGCAGCGTGATCGCATTATCGAAATTTGCAACCAGTGCCAGGCCCGCGAAGTGCGTCCCGCGAAAGATGCGGAAGATCGCCTGCGTCTGTGGAAGTGCCGCAAGCAGGCCTTTGGCGCGGTCGGGCGAATCAGCCCCAGTTATTGCACGCAGGACGGCGTAGTGCCGCGCACCAAGTTGCCGCACATTTTTCGGCGGATCATGGAAATTGGCCAGCGGCACGGCGTGCGAATTGTGAATGTGTTTCATGCCGGCGACGGAAATTTGCATCCTATTTTGCTGTTCGACGAGCGCGATCCGGCGCAAATTAAGCGCGTGCTGGCCGCCGGCGGAGAGATTCTTGAAGAGTGCATTGCTTGCGGCGGCAGTGTCACCGGCGAGCACGGCATCGGCGTAGAGAAAATCGCCTTCATGCAAAAAATGTTCACCGCCGACGATTTGGCCGCGATGGAGCGGCTCCGCACGGCGTTTAATCCCGATGGCCGCTTAAGCCCCTGCAAGTTGCTTCCTTCGGCCGGCGGCTGCGGCATGGAACAAGCCGGCCGTGGTTTCGCGGGCCTCAAACAAAAGCACCCTGGCCGCCGCGCGGCGCTTTGA
- a CDS encoding MTH1187 family thiamine-binding protein, protein MVLLEFSVSPMGAGESVSPAVAKCLEIVEQSGLDYQLHAMGTLVEGDLNAVLDVLRRCVEIVAADHPRVSCTAKLDVRRGHSGRLQAKVASVERQLGRQLKKASN, encoded by the coding sequence GTGGTTCTTCTTGAATTCAGCGTGTCGCCCATGGGCGCCGGCGAAAGCGTTAGCCCGGCGGTGGCCAAGTGTTTGGAAATTGTCGAGCAGTCCGGGCTCGATTACCAACTGCACGCGATGGGCACGTTGGTCGAAGGCGATTTGAATGCCGTGCTCGATGTCCTTCGTCGCTGCGTTGAAATTGTGGCGGCAGATCACCCGCGCGTTTCCTGCACCGCCAAGCTCGATGTGCGGCGCGGTCACAGCGGCCGCCTGCAAGCCAAAGTCGCTAGTGTCGAGCGGCAACTTGGCCGACAACTTAAAAAAGCTTCCAACTGA
- a CDS encoding heterodisulfide reductase-related iron-sulfur binding cluster yields the protein MSSEITKSTSAPHANGRQADHTLNPGADINYQRFLECVHCGLCTATCPTYAELGDENDGPRGRIYLMRAVTDGRLELSAEVRQHLDLCLDCRACETACPSGVQYGRLIEPFRVGMEQMGMEQMRDDPQQADDWFQRRILFGLFPYPSKMARLLFPVRVAQRTGLMWLLRHVGAMRLLPERLRQLTSMLPPAKRRGRRLPEILPAVGRPRARVAMFTGCVADVFFRPTHWATVRVLQQNGCDVLVPRTQACCGAIHFHSGASEPARQFADANLAAFKIDEVDAVITNVAGCGAMLKDYGHHWHDELQPQREHFAAKVKDIHEFLDELGPTAPTGEIKLKATYHDACHLVHAQKIRSAPRKLLGLIPGLELCELPESELCCGAAGTYNLTQPEMSQRLSRRKLQNILSTGAQAVITANAGCILQIAREARQQRQHLPIYHPMDLLDLSYRGKKPRG from the coding sequence ATGTCATCGGAAATCACGAAATCAACGAGCGCACCGCACGCCAACGGACGACAGGCCGATCACACCCTCAATCCTGGCGCGGACATAAACTACCAGCGGTTTCTGGAGTGCGTTCACTGTGGATTGTGTACTGCCACGTGCCCCACGTATGCCGAATTGGGCGATGAAAACGACGGCCCGCGCGGTCGTATTTACTTGATGCGTGCTGTGACCGACGGCCGGCTGGAACTCTCCGCGGAAGTGCGGCAGCATCTCGATTTGTGCCTCGATTGCCGGGCTTGCGAAACGGCCTGCCCCTCCGGGGTGCAATACGGCCGGTTGATCGAGCCGTTTCGCGTGGGCATGGAGCAAATGGGCATGGAGCAAATGCGGGACGATCCGCAACAGGCCGACGATTGGTTTCAGCGCCGCATTTTATTCGGCCTGTTTCCCTATCCCAGCAAAATGGCGCGGCTGTTGTTTCCGGTCAGGGTGGCGCAGCGCACCGGCCTGATGTGGCTCTTACGACATGTGGGTGCGATGCGTTTGCTGCCGGAGCGGCTGCGGCAATTGACAAGCATGCTGCCCCCGGCCAAACGCCGCGGCCGTCGGCTTCCGGAAATTTTGCCCGCTGTTGGCCGGCCCCGGGCTCGGGTGGCGATGTTTACCGGGTGCGTGGCCGATGTATTTTTTCGTCCCACGCATTGGGCCACGGTCCGCGTGCTCCAGCAAAATGGCTGCGATGTGCTGGTGCCGCGCACCCAAGCCTGTTGCGGAGCAATTCATTTTCACAGCGGGGCAAGCGAACCGGCCCGGCAATTCGCCGACGCCAACTTAGCGGCATTCAAAATTGACGAAGTTGATGCCGTGATCACGAACGTCGCCGGCTGCGGGGCGATGCTGAAAGATTATGGCCATCACTGGCACGACGAACTCCAGCCCCAGCGCGAACACTTTGCCGCCAAAGTGAAGGACATCCACGAATTTCTGGACGAACTGGGACCCACGGCTCCGACTGGGGAAATCAAGTTGAAAGCCACATATCACGATGCCTGCCATCTGGTGCATGCCCAGAAAATCCGTTCCGCCCCGCGAAAATTGCTCGGCCTGATTCCCGGACTGGAGTTGTGCGAGTTGCCCGAGAGCGAATTGTGCTGCGGCGCGGCCGGCACTTACAACCTCACGCAGCCGGAAATGTCGCAAAGGCTAAGCCGCCGCAAGCTGCAAAATATTCTCAGCACGGGGGCACAAGCGGTTATCACCGCCAACGCCGGCTGCATTTTGCAAATTGCCCGCGAGGCTCGGCAACAAAGGCAGCATTTGCCCATCTACCATCCGATGGATTTGCTCGATCTGAGCTATCGGGGCAAAAAACCTCGCGGTTAA
- a CDS encoding FAD-binding oxidoreductase gives MPATADSLPLTDTLTPAADAELAQTVREAFADGTPIYPIGGGTSLNFGLPARHSGLGLSLQGLKRVIDYPARDMTVTVEAGLTLDVLTAALAKEKQRLPIDLPDAHRATLGGVIATNTSGARRYAQGTLRDYVIGIAAVDGRGTLFHGGGRVVKNVAGYDFCKLLTGSLGTLGIITQVTLRVKPLPEFSRFVACRARNWETAERLLEALVTTQVAPAAIELLAGPAWSNDPVLGALGERGAAHLLVGLEGTEKEVQWMSDTLWNEWRKQGAAGEVLADHHTAGLWMRLAQFPVEGEAPLVIKAAVRPSRTVEFTQLLMRIDPNCSIQAHAGNGVVIARLAQFGAGGVSKMLVSRLQPAAAEFGGHVTVLSCATAGELTRQCWWGALGETAAVMDEIKRQFDPKDLLNRGRFVYAGL, from the coding sequence GTGCCTGCCACCGCAGATTCACTTCCGCTGACCGACACACTTACTCCCGCCGCCGACGCGGAGCTCGCGCAAACAGTGCGCGAAGCGTTTGCTGACGGCACTCCCATTTATCCCATCGGCGGCGGAACAAGTCTGAATTTCGGCTTGCCGGCGCGCCATTCCGGCCTGGGTCTCTCGCTGCAAGGATTAAAGCGCGTCATCGATTATCCGGCCCGTGACATGACGGTCACCGTCGAAGCTGGCCTTACGCTCGATGTGCTCACCGCCGCATTGGCCAAAGAAAAACAGCGATTGCCGATCGATTTACCCGACGCCCATCGGGCTACCCTCGGCGGCGTCATTGCCACGAACACTTCCGGCGCGCGGCGTTATGCCCAAGGCACGCTGCGCGATTACGTCATTGGCATTGCCGCCGTCGATGGCCGAGGCACGCTGTTTCACGGCGGCGGCAGAGTCGTGAAAAATGTGGCCGGCTACGATTTCTGCAAGCTACTGACCGGTTCGCTCGGCACGTTGGGAATTATCACGCAAGTGACGCTGCGTGTGAAACCGCTGCCCGAATTTTCGCGCTTTGTGGCTTGCCGCGCGCGCAATTGGGAAACGGCCGAGCGGCTCTTGGAAGCGCTGGTGACCACGCAAGTTGCGCCCGCTGCCATTGAATTGCTGGCCGGACCGGCGTGGAGCAACGACCCGGTGCTGGGCGCCCTCGGCGAGCGCGGCGCGGCGCATCTGCTAGTTGGACTGGAGGGAACGGAGAAAGAAGTGCAGTGGATGTCCGACACGCTCTGGAACGAGTGGCGCAAGCAAGGTGCGGCCGGCGAAGTGCTTGCCGATCATCACACCGCCGGGCTATGGATGCGGCTGGCTCAGTTTCCGGTCGAAGGAGAAGCACCGCTGGTCATCAAAGCAGCGGTGCGTCCCAGCCGCACGGTCGAATTCACTCAACTGCTGATGCGGATCGATCCGAACTGTTCCATTCAAGCGCACGCCGGCAACGGAGTGGTCATCGCCCGATTGGCCCAGTTCGGCGCTGGCGGAGTGTCAAAAATGCTCGTCAGCCGGCTGCAACCGGCGGCGGCCGAATTTGGCGGCCATGTCACCGTTTTATCGTGTGCCACCGCCGGAGAGCTCACACGCCAATGTTGGTGGGGCGCCTTGGGCGAAACCGCCGCGGTAATGGACGAAATCAAACGCCAATTCGATCCCAAAGATCTGCTCAATCGCGGCCGTTTTGTGTACGCTGGATTGTAG